The proteins below come from a single Oncorhynchus keta strain PuntledgeMale-10-30-2019 chromosome 32, Oket_V2, whole genome shotgun sequence genomic window:
- the LOC127914504 gene encoding transcription factor 20-like isoform X1 codes for MQNFPNSPAPPALPPGFTSRGGGGPSYPPPSTDPQISPRMTDDYTGMQQQTPLNPQSHSRHLLHRGHHHPSQAGHMLAYDARNRAGESSHGNIHSGSSSNPYQKETMDYYFAMGGKDRHRRGGMAYGAGFGYSNMDGHIPQQYRQAGTSSSGMMSPYPLDYGSTAGSGGSSSGSSGAGAFSPSHQYKMGQNPAMQPASGPQMQHRQHGQNYPSHQALQHGQQHRTYPISGHRMPPQFSHYSPQGSASTGSSGMYSSPPQRYHDGASSGGGFEPKVNSSPNMNSNSNSISSSATTNNVGSLENVTQSYHSSSYPSYSPQTHPLHKQATLQDRNSQHNLGVGYNSLKMQHHAPPPGSVYSKHHQSTNPGMPQQPCQEISKSPMHSQPQQGQINQNFSPISNPSPAASAVQSPSCSSSPSPLMGVSEGHGNPLCPPHVPSHPPPPNPRGCRGRLLQTLPQLSPTPNSNSSISSCGSNGSNKATGLNTSAGGGHLVSNRSRMAAGTGKGSHEEGSSSSVYSSSPLDKLMQDPGLNSLNALTSQVANLPNTVQHMLLTDTLMSHRRGKDGQSQMLQALQAIPSTQPRSRSVSAASSSGIGGGEGAISEAGGDEDSFLVSERVSSRAKEERDEQISEGGKSRMRQMSGTSSGSEPTGYYPPPSQSQISMGSSKNQSHTGKSDQGSQGKRMLTESSTKQSLNPSDVSERKTTETRTPSLSSPSSAPQSAEPGPSVHSRPPVSSTPSCPIPSPAPQFHANCVSEPGATDVNTKNGLRKTREIKYEGIKEESGGMIEKGTLGADPREQTREGHMRQDGQDKENKLDRSSFRNKKGDEKDGKRCKTRDLDNSNQDQNIEEQTNAGGVGVIVSTRCEVNRPEKATCAQDNCIEEKHSDSFFRESSRHNGEEGMDLSLYSSHHEVPQKSNFGRSVPQNHPSGPQKYGYQESPHGAAMGLKNRGRPSPGSVTGSNSRYQGFHQPKPSYAPEHTKDVAGTTVEGSVRRREGSGARGHDDNSQLQHPFPSLLQEVLQGYHLDRRYGRSEQALTAHLQAQNMTRQQYQTRHPYGMAESMRTQTGVGEVNSHPSRMTSPGKPLQLNQRQGPGSDIVPESPQSSLRSEGVDTKGSHSASTEKNKMATPQRHLTHMPQSTEFLSGPPPKHINLADYSLPHRKPPSGLPSSSSAVQELLLQKTEPLAGSVGTIGQIESQMLTSSLLPPSKERRSVICDVCPNRRCTPERDGEREREREKSPIGASVIQLPSTNDLGNSKELGDEKEVGVKVASKETAEAVHHSGLTTKETDVEHNNKALHPSVVMNAEPLRRGKIDLTTTMPSQHLQQTSHYPSTTNSLSPPSRHQSYPHGVDLSAGHASGFPRSRFGDTREGNMMPRNPHFHNPYHSPQVHLQNPQSANKLQMYTHLHAHDLDDRLDWAATINRPTKDLMQSSTSPGRHKLSHSEQRQRMQSPTDILHNRQPFAKQQVPHQNTYYDMKMWESTHSGRESVGMLEGDPYQRSQQPPPAAPLGSVAPQLVPTAPPVSNILESPVSQVVTEEIFKSLHPTPNSMKTVGPSIGGNVNSVMPQSHRSNRTGGSGDTNPLMLRRRVRSFISPIPAKRQHQDVSQQRSAPSSYHSPLTYSESSLQNDDDSSSSDITTLGSPNTPCPTPGQSTYSQSSSPVQGKKSLPPRKGRGLKLEAIVQKITPNVKKSTNSGHTDVDSNDFAGFSHNEMSQFTDTQDEEECLPYLDESLSLSDIMPYRGVDETGPLPPTAYPCDPHQTSQVLKRGTTGTVTRPLQPDFDFGLGTAASSTGDRDKEMPADFTLLGPLPPPPPLPCPVQGSPPPSSSALSDIQHFTNTYQQLETRRGEQSAANLLRQKLEETGIGFDDYSSSDYYGTTPPHHSQAQGHLIRQPHQTSPRSSLSMTGSPQDSKQSDNSVPKGYFPSGKKKGRPVGSVNKQKRAQATQAQAQNASPSALSGPPIHSPATVSPQVAPSPSTTASAPSVTPPTDQKMTPPEIPPVLTQAVKVDAESEDTQPEPEVISVCQKQGGVKDESEVVGSRGRQRRRRRGVAAAAAKDDLEAATRAGEHFENSRVFPDNSKCAFAPYIHVERKVAEIGAVCTIVNGEEEKMKGERGAVGGKASSSGIEALLTSALLSQLPRRDGEIERVKEKRELEDVDSALQAGKVLPSSEYLLPGPVITESIHSGRLLCCLCQKWANYKNLGDLYGPYYPPEYATRLPKNQPQIRQSLLTTGMSRNVQNLDAISNVLTTQGPELQDVPMIKSSTYSDCMFSQETSTTSPATAVGTASPAGGGEMLYLASKLAKTTTNKTTVLNWDMPPELKPITELRKQPELQNEPTHSQQNQPCQQQQTEDTQQRPQHRKLTSHPRFKRRQKSSENSPRMVPSNSKASLPFQPPPPTLDSLGPLAQLAQLPQMPMDPEELWVHEACMVWTSGVYLVNGRLYGLQEALDGARDTVCSYCEMVGSTLGCYSKGCTLRYHYPCAMDADCSLNEDNFSLRCPKHKVKKESFPRAASQLNLCTLSSLREAERDTEEEETQEYRIGMFGR; via the exons ATGCAGAATTTCCCCAACAGTCCAGCACCTCCAGCTCTTCCTCCTGGATTTACtagtagaggtggaggtggcccCTCTTACCCACCACCATCAACAGATCCCCAGATATCCCCAAGGATGACAGACGACTACACTGGGATGCAACAGCAAACACCCCTAAACCCTCAAAGTCACAGTCGACACCTACTCCATCGAGGGCACCACCACCCTAGTCAGGCTGGCCATATGCTTGCTTATGATGCAAGAAACAGAGCTGGGGAATCATCACACGGTAATATTCACAGTGGCAGTAGTAGCAACCCTTACCAAAAGGAAACAATGGATTATTATTTTGCAATGGGTGGAAAGGACAGACATAGAAGAGGAGGTATGGCATATGGGGCAGGTTTTGGGTACTCAAATATGGATGGACATATACCTCAGCAGTACAGACAAGCTGGAACTAGCTCCTCCGGGATGATGTCTCCCTATCCTTTGGACTATGGTTCGACGGCCGGCTCAGGTGGTAGTAGCAGTGGCAGCAGTGGTGCTGGAGCATTTTCCCCCTCCCATCAGTACAAAATGGGTCAGAACCCTGCAATGCAGCCAGCATCAGGGCCTCAGATGCAGCACCGCCAACATGGACAGAATTACCCCTCCCATCAAGCTCTGCAACATGGACAGCAGCATAGGACTTATCCCATCTCTGGACACAGAATGCCTCCACAGTTCTCACACTACTCCCCACAGGGTAGTGCATCCACAGGGTCATCAGGAATGTACAGCTCCCCACCACAGAGATATCATGATGGGGCCAGCAGTGGTGGTGGATTTGAACCTAAAGTCAACAGCTCTCCAAATATGAACTCTAATTCAAACTCAATTTCAAGTTCAGCTACAACAAACAATGTTGGATCACTGGAGAATGTTACACAGAGTTACCACTCTTCAAGTTACCCCTCATACTCCCCACAAACTCATCCACTCCACAAACAAGCCACCCTCCAGGACCGCAATTCTCAGCACAATTTAGGAGTAGGTTACAACTCTCTCAAAATGCAGCATCATGCCCCTCCACCAGGTTCTGTATACTCTAAACATCACCAATCCACCAATCCCGGAATGCCTCAACAACCGTGTCAAGAAATCTCCAAATCACCAATGCACTCTCAACCCCAACAGGGCCAGATTAACCAAAACTTCAGCCCAATATCTAACCCCTCTCCAGCTGCCTCTGCAGTGCAGTCTCCCAGTTGTAGCTCCTCACCTTCCCCATTGATGGGTGTCTCAGAAGGTCATGGGAACCCTTTATGTCCCCCACATGTTCCATCACATCCTCCTCCCCCAAATCCTCGTGGTTGCCGTGGTCGCTTATTGCAGACTTTGCCTCAGTTGAGTCCCACACCCAACTCCAACAGCAGCATCAGTAGTTGTGGCAGCAATGGCAGTAACAAAGCTACTGGTCTGAATACAAGCGCTGGAGGTGGTCACTTAGTCTCAAACCGAAGCAGAATGGCTGCAGGTACAGGAAAAGGATCACATGAAGAAGGGTCATCATCGTCTGTCTATTCATCTTCTCCTCTTGACAAACTCATGCAAGATCCTGGCTTGAACAGTCTAAATGCGTTGACATCACAGGTAGCGAATTTACCCAATACAGTGCAACATATGCTTCTCACTGACACATTAATGTCACATAGAAGGGGGAAAGATGGACAAAGTCAAATGCTGCAGGCATTACAAGCCATTCCTTCTACTCAACCAAGGAGTCGAAGTGTCAGTGCTGCCTCAAGCAGTGGGATTGGTGGTGGTGAAGGTGCTATCTCGGAGGCTGGAGGTGATGAAGATTCCTTTCTGGTGTCCGAAAGAGTATCATCAAGGGCCAAAGAGGAACGCGATGAGCAGATTTCTGAGGGGGGGAAATCTAGAATGCGGCAGATGAGTGGCACAAGCAGTGGATCAGAACCAACTGGCTACTATCCTCCTCCATCTCAGAGTCAgatatcaatgggttcaagtaaAAACCAATCCCATACTGGAAAGAGTGATCAGGGTTCACAAGGGAAGAGGATGTTAACGGAATCTTCTACAAAACAATCTCTGAATCCATCAGATGTTTCTGAAAGAAAGACAACTGAAACCCGGACACCTTCATTGtcatctccctcctctgctcctcaATCTGCTGAGCCTGGTCCAAGTGTACATTCTCGCCCTCCTGTTTCCTCTACTCCCTCATGCCCCATTCCCTCTCCTGCTCCTCAGTTCCACGCAAACTGTGTTTCTGAGCCTGGTGCCACTGATGTGAATACTAAAAATGGGCTTAGGAAAACAAGGGAAATTAAATATGAAGGAATTAAAGAAGAAAGTGGAGGGATGATTGAAAAAGGCACCCTTGGTGCAGACCCGAGAGAGCAGACCCGAGAGGGACACATGCGACAAGATGGGCAGGACAAAGAAAATAAATTGGATCGATCTTCCTTCCGTAACAAAAAGGGGGATGAGAAGGACGGAAAACGATGTAAGACACGAGATTTGGACAACTCCAATCAAGATCAAAATATTGAGGAACAGACAAATGCTGGTGGAGTGGGTGTTATTGTGTCAACTCGTTGTGAGGTAAATCGTCCAGAAAAAGCTACATGTGCACAAGACAACTGCATAGAGGAGAAACATTCAGACAGCTTCTTTAGAGAGTCTAGTCGTCATAATGGGGAGGAAGGAATGGATTTGAGTCTATATTCCTCTCATCATGAAGTTCCCCAGAAATCTAACTTTGGGCGGTCTGTCCCTCAAAATCATCCCTCAGGTCCTCAAAAATATGGTTACCAAGAGTCACCACATGGTGCTGCCATGGGTTTGAAGAACCGAGGGAGACCTAGTCCAGGGAGTGTAACAGGATCAAATTCAAGGTATCAAGGCTTCCATCAGCCAAAGCCCAGTTATGCCCCTGAACACACCAAGGATGTTGCGGGTACTACAGTTGAGGGATcagtgaggagaagagaaggatcAGGAGCAAGAGGACATGATGATAATTCTCAACTCCAGCATCCATTTCCAAGCCTCTTGCAGGAGGTTCTACAGGGTTATCACTTAGACCGGCGCTATGGGCGATCTGAACAGGCACTAACTGCCCATCTCCAGGCTCAAAATATGACTCGGCAACAGTACCAAACCAGGCATCCTTATGGCATGGCTGAAAGTATGAGAACCCAAACTGGAGTTGGAGAGGTCAATTCCCACCCCTCCCGAATGACCAGCCCTGGAAAGCCTCTTCAACTAAATCAGCGCCAGGGGCCTGGATCGGATATTGTACCGGAATCACCTCAATCCTCCTTGAGGTCTGAAGGAGTAGATACTAAGGGATCTCACAGTGCTTCTACAGAGAAAAATAAAATGGCAACACCGCAGCGTCACCTGACCCATATGCCACAGTCTACAGAGTTCTTGTCTGGACCTCCACCAAAACACATCAATTTAGCCGACTACTCGTTACCTCACAGGAAACCCCCTTCAGGTCTGCCCAGCTCATCATCAGCTGTACAGGAACTCCTATTGCAGAAAACAGAGCCGCTAGCGGGCAGTGTTGGAACCATAGGTCAAATTGAGTCTCAAATGTTGACGTCTTCCCTTTTACCTCCATCTAAAGAGCGCCGCTCTGTCATATGTGATGTTTGTCCCAATCGCCGCTGTACACCAGAAAGGGATGGGGAACGTGAAAGAGAGCGGGAAAAAAGTCCAATTGGTGCCTCTGTCATCCAACTGCCATCAACAAATGATCTAGGGAACAGTAAGGAGTTAGGAGATGAAAAAGAGGTTGGTGTGAAGGTAGCATCAAAGGAGACTGCAGAGGCTGTCCATCATAGTGGTCTTACAACCAAGGAAACTGATGTTGAGCATAATAACAAGGCTTTACACCCATCTGTGGTTATGAATGCAGAGCCTCTTAGAAGAGGTAAGATTGATTTGACCACCACCATGCCCTCTCAACATCTGCAGCAAACCTCTCACTATCCCTCTACCACCAACTCTCTGTCTCCaccatcaagacatcagtcatacCCACATGGTGTAGATTTATCTGCAGGGCATGCCAGTGGCTTTCCTCGTTCCAGGTTTGGTGATACAAGAGAGGGCAATATGATGCCACGTAACCCCCATTTTCACAATCCCTACCACTCACCCCAAGTTCATTTACAAAACCCACAATCTGCAAACAAATTACAAATGTATACTCACCTCCATGCTCATGACTTGGATGACAGGCTTGATTGGGCAGCTACCATTAATAGACCCACCAAGGATCTGATGCAGTCCAGTACTTCTCCAGGTAGACATAAACTCAGTCATTCAGAGCAGAGACAAAGGATGCAGTCTCCAACTGACATTTTGCACAATCGCCAACCGTTTGCTAAACAGCAAGTTCCTCATCAGAACACTTACTATGACATGAAAATGTGGGAGTCAACACACTCTGGTAGAGAGAGTGTGGGGATGTTGGAGGGGGATCCTTACCAGAGAAGTCAACAGCCACCTCCTGCTGCTCCTCTTGGGTCTGTTGCCCCCCAATTGGTTCCAACAGCTCCACCAGTCTCCAACATTCTTGAATCACCTGTCTCCCAAGTGGTTACAGAAGAAATCTTTAAATCACTCCATCCAACACCTAATTCCATGAAAACAGTTGGTCCCAGTATTGGTGGCAATGTCAATTCTGTGATGCCACAGAGCCATCGATCAAATAGAACTGGGGGTTCTGGGGACACTAATCCGTTAATGTTGAGGAGGAGAGTTCGTTCTTTCATTTCCCCTATCCCAGCCAAGAGGCAGCATCAGGATGTATCACAGCAAAGGAGTGCCCCTAGTTCATATCACTCACCTTTGACCTACTCTGAATCCAGCCTCCAAAATGACGATGACTCATCCAGTTCAGATATAACTACACTTGGTTCGCCTAACACTCCTTGTCCCACACCTGGACAAAGCACTTATTCACAATCCTCCTCACCTGTTCAGGGTAAGAAGAGTCTGCCTCCAAGAAAAGGGAGAGGTTTGAAACTGGAGGCTATTGTTCAGAAAATTACACCAAATGTGAAGAAATCTACTAACAGCGGCCATACCGATGTTGACTCAAATGATTTTGCTGGATTTTCTCACAATGAAATGTCACAGTTTACTGACACACAGGACGAAGAGGAATGTTTACCTTATCTCGATGAAAGTCTCTCATTAAGTGACATTATGCCCTACAGAGGGGTTGATGAGACTGGACCGTTACCTCCCACCGCATACCCCTGtgatcctcaccagacatcacaagTTCTTAAACGCGGCACCACAGGAACTGTTACAAGACCTTTGCAGCCAGACTTTGACTTTGGGTTAGGGACTGCAGCATCTAGTACTGGTGATAGAGATAAAGAGATGCCGGCTGACTTCACCTTGTTAGGGCCCTtacccccacctccaccactaccttgtcCAGTACAGGGCTCCCCCCCACCTTCTTCATCTGCCTTGTCTGATATTCAACATTTCACTAATACTTACCAGCAACTTGAGACTCGAAGAGGTGAACAATCTGCTGCTAACCTTCTGAGACAAAAACTTGAAGAAACTGGGATTGGATTTGATGATTACAGTAGCAGTGACTATTATGGAaccaccccaccacaccacagtCAGGCTCAAGGGCACTTAATAAGACAGCCGCATCAAACTTCTCCAAGGTCATCTTTGTCAATGACAGGGTCACCACAAGATTCCAAACAATCAGACAATTCTGTACCCAAAGGCTATTTCCCATCAGGCAAGAAGAAGGGAAGGCCTGTTGGAAGTGTGAATAAGCAAAAACGTGCTCAAGCCACCCAGGCCCAGGCACAGAATGCAAGCCCAAGTGCTCTGTCTGGCCCACCCATTCATTCTCCTGCAACTGTTAGCCCACAGGTAGCCCCAAGCCCTAGCACTACAGCCTCTGCCCCATCAGTCACTCCTCCAACTGATCAGAAAATGACTCCTCCTGAGATTCCACCAGTCTTGACCCAAGCAGTAAAAGTGGATGCTGAAAGTGAGGACACTCAGCCAGAGCCGGAGGTGATATCAGTCTGCCAGAAACAAGGGGGGGTGAAAGATGAAAGTGAGGTAGTGGGATCAAGaggcaggcagaggaggagaagaagaggagtagcagcagcgGCGGCCAAAGATGACCTGGAAGCGGCTACAAGAGCAGGGGAACATTTTGAAAACAGCAGAGTTTTTCCTGATAATAGCAAGTGTGCCTTTGCTCCATACATACATGTGGAGAGGAAAGTAGCTGAGATAGGAGCCGTGTGCACAATTGTGAATGGTGAAGAGGAAAAGATGAAGGGAGAGCGTGGAGCGGTTGGAGGGAAAGCAAGCAGTAGTGGTATTGAAGCTCTTTTGACCTCAGCTCTTTTGTCTCAACTGCCTAGGAGAGACGGAGAAATTGAGAGGGTCAAAGAGAAGAGGGAACTGGAGGATGTAGACTCTGCCCTCCAGGCAGGAAAGGTTCTACCTTCATCTGAGTACCTTCTACCAGGCCCTGTGATTACTGAATCCATTCATTCTGGCCGTCTTCTCTGCTGCCTGTGCCAGAAATGGGCCAATTACAAAAACCTTGGGGATCTCTATGGACCTTACTACCCTCCTGAATATGCTACGAGGCTTCCCAAGAATCAACCACAGATTCGACAGAGTCTTTTAACTACTGGGATGAGTAGAAATGTGCAAAATCTAGACGCCATTTCAAATGTGTTGACCACCCAGGGCCCTGAACTGCAAGATGTGCCAATGATCAAATCCTCAACTTATAGTGATTGCATGTTCAGTCAAGAGACAAGTACAACTTCCCCTGCCACTGCTGTTGGCACTGCCTCTCCAGCAGGTGGAGGGGAGATGCTTTATCTGGCCAGCAAACTTGCTAAAACCACCACCAACAAGACAACAGTTCTTAATTGGGACATGCCTCCAGAGTTAAAACCAATTACTGAGCTAAGGAAACAACCTGAACTTCAGAATGAGCCCACCCACAGTCAGCAAAACCAACCATGCCAGCAACAGCAGACAGAAGACACTCAACAAAGGCCACAACACAGAAAGCTGACGTCGCACCCGAGATTTAAAAGGAGACAGAAATCCAGTGAGAATTCCCCAAGAATGGTGCCATCCAACAGCAAAGCCTCATTGCCATTCCAGCCCCCTCCCCCAACCTTAGACTCCCTTGGGCCTTTGGCACAGCTGGCCCAACTTCCTCAGATGCCTATGGACCCAGAGGAGCTGTGGGTGCATGAGGCATGCATGGTCTGGACTAGTGGGGTTTACCTGGTCAATGGAAGACTGTATGGCCTACAGGAGGCACTAGATGGTGCCAGAGACACA gtCTGCTCATATTGTGAAATGGTTGGCTCAACCCTCGGCTGTTACAGCAAAGGCTGCACACTGAGATATCACTACCCGTGTGCCATGGATGCAG ACTGCTCTCTGAATGAAGATAACTTTTCACTACGATGTCCGAAGCACAAGGTAAAAAAGGAGAG TTTCCCCAGAGCAGCCAGCCAGCTAAATCTGTGTACCTTGAGCAgtctgagagaggctgagagagacactgaggaggaggagacgcaGGAGTATAGGATCG GTATGTTTGGTCGATGA